In the Octadecabacter sp. SW4 genome, one interval contains:
- a CDS encoding DUF3445 domain-containing protein, whose translation MPEDLREVAAARLPAMRPVDLGDWLRVDDAYAAQLALKADLIAARRADVIAVRDGAGAALDELLRYVLAHLPDGFAVSGDAVTRPDGVTVAVDRDDPLLTLSQIVQEDLCILQKQGDEHVLTAALLCFPSSWTLAQKIGKPLGAIHVPVAQYDDNIARRVQRLFDGVQVGRPLWRANFLRYDDAALFQPRREDDPRPVGGPDARFERSERQTVLRLPDTGAVVFSIHVTVVAL comes from the coding sequence ATGCCAGAAGACCTGCGCGAAGTGGCGGCGGCGCGGCTGCCAGCGATGCGCCCCGTCGATCTGGGGGATTGGCTGCGGGTCGATGATGCCTACGCGGCGCAACTGGCGCTCAAGGCGGATTTGATTGCCGCGCGGCGGGCTGATGTGATCGCGGTGCGTGACGGGGCAGGGGCCGCGTTGGACGAACTGCTGCGCTATGTTCTGGCGCATTTACCGGATGGGTTTGCCGTATCGGGTGATGCGGTCACGCGCCCGGACGGGGTGACGGTTGCAGTTGATCGGGATGATCCGTTGTTGACCCTGTCGCAGATCGTGCAGGAAGACCTGTGTATCTTGCAAAAGCAGGGCGATGAACATGTGCTGACGGCGGCGCTTTTGTGTTTCCCGTCAAGCTGGACGCTGGCGCAAAAGATCGGCAAGCCTTTGGGGGCAATCCATGTGCCGGTTGCGCAATACGACGACAATATCGCGCGCCGTGTGCAGCGGTTGTTTGACGGGGTGCAAGTGGGGCGGCCCCTGTGGCGCGCCAATTTCCTGCGTTATGATGATGCCGCCCTGTTTCAGCCACGGCGCGAAGACGATCCGCGCCCCGTGGGTGGCCCCGATGCACGGTTTGAACGCAGCGAACGGCAAACGGTGCTGCGCCTGCCTGACACCGGCGCGGTGGTGTTTTCGATCCATGTGACGGTGGTGGCACTCTGA
- the katG gene encoding catalase/peroxidase HPI — MDGNDNGAMGKCPVMHGANTASSASVMSWWPNALNLDILHQHDTKTNPLGPDFDYAKEVKKLDVDALKKDLHALMTDSQDWWPADWGHYGGFMIRMAWHSAGTYRLADGRGGGGSGSQRFAPLNSWPDNVSLDKARRLLWPIKKKYGNKLSWADLMILAGNIAYESMGLKTFGFAFGRADIWHPEMDTYWGAEKEWLADSDARYGDIENPATMENPLAAVQMGLIYVNPEGVNGKPDPLKSALHVRETFARMAMNDEETAALTAGGHTVGKAHGNGNADTLGAEPEAANVEDQGMGWRNPNGTKKASEAVSSGIEGAWTTNPTRWDMGYFKLLFGYDWELRKSPAGAQQWEPIDIKEEDKPVDATDPSIRHNPIMTDADMAMKMDPIYREICERFMADPDYFADTFARAWFKLTHRDMGPKARYIGPDVPKEDLIWQDPIPAGRSDYNVAAVKARIAASGLTLAEMVSTAWDSARTYRGSDMRGGANGARIRLAPQKDWEGNEPARLAKVLSVLEGIAAETGASIADVIVLAGNVGVEQAAKAAGHAVEVPFMPGRGDASAEMTDAESFEPLEPLADGYRNWVKKDYAVSPEELMLDRTQLMGLTAKEMTVLVGGMRAMGTNHGGTMHGVFTDRVGALTPDFFVNLTDMGYAWHPVDGGAYEIRDRASGNVKWTATRMDLVFGSNSILRSYAEVYAQDDNAEKFVNDFIAAWVKVMNADRFDQRS, encoded by the coding sequence ATGGATGGAAACGACAACGGCGCTATGGGCAAATGCCCGGTCATGCACGGCGCAAACACGGCCAGTAGCGCGTCTGTGATGTCATGGTGGCCCAATGCGCTTAACCTCGATATTTTGCACCAGCATGACACCAAGACCAATCCCTTGGGGCCTGATTTCGACTACGCAAAAGAGGTCAAGAAACTGGATGTCGATGCGCTCAAGAAAGACCTGCACGCCCTGATGACGGACAGTCAGGACTGGTGGCCAGCCGACTGGGGGCACTACGGCGGGTTCATGATCCGCATGGCCTGGCACTCGGCCGGGACATATCGTCTTGCCGATGGCCGTGGTGGCGGCGGCTCCGGAAGCCAGCGGTTCGCGCCGCTGAACTCCTGGCCCGACAACGTCAGCCTCGATAAGGCGCGCCGCCTGTTGTGGCCGATCAAAAAGAAATACGGCAACAAACTAAGCTGGGCCGACCTGATGATCCTGGCAGGCAACATCGCCTACGAATCGATGGGTCTCAAGACGTTCGGTTTCGCATTCGGGCGCGCGGATATCTGGCATCCCGAGATGGACACCTATTGGGGCGCTGAAAAAGAGTGGCTGGCGGACAGTGATGCCCGCTACGGCGACATTGAAAACCCGGCGACAATGGAAAACCCGCTTGCCGCCGTGCAGATGGGCCTGATCTATGTGAACCCCGAAGGCGTGAACGGCAAACCTGACCCGTTGAAATCCGCGTTGCATGTCCGCGAGACCTTCGCGCGCATGGCCATGAACGACGAAGAAACAGCCGCCCTCACCGCCGGTGGCCATACCGTCGGCAAGGCCCACGGCAACGGTAACGCCGACACGCTTGGCGCAGAACCCGAAGCCGCAAATGTCGAGGATCAGGGCATGGGCTGGCGCAACCCCAACGGCACCAAAAAGGCAAGCGAGGCCGTCAGTAGCGGTATCGAAGGCGCCTGGACCACGAACCCGACAAGATGGGACATGGGCTATTTCAAGCTGTTGTTCGGCTACGACTGGGAACTGCGCAAAAGCCCCGCGGGCGCACAACAATGGGAGCCCATCGACATCAAGGAAGAAGACAAGCCCGTCGATGCGACCGATCCCTCCATCCGCCACAATCCAATCATGACGGATGCGGATATGGCCATGAAAATGGACCCGATCTACCGCGAGATTTGCGAACGCTTCATGGCTGATCCGGATTACTTCGCCGATACCTTTGCGCGTGCATGGTTCAAGCTGACCCACCGCGACATGGGCCCCAAGGCCCGCTACATCGGTCCCGATGTGCCTAAGGAAGACCTGATCTGGCAGGATCCGATCCCCGCAGGGCGCTCCGATTACAATGTCGCCGCCGTCAAGGCGCGAATTGCCGCCTCGGGCCTGACGCTGGCCGAAATGGTCTCGACCGCCTGGGACAGTGCGCGCACCTATCGCGGCTCTGACATGCGCGGTGGTGCGAACGGCGCGCGCATTCGTCTGGCCCCGCAAAAGGACTGGGAAGGCAACGAACCCGCCCGCCTGGCCAAGGTTCTGAGCGTGCTCGAAGGGATCGCAGCCGAAACCGGCGCAAGCATTGCCGATGTGATTGTTCTGGCCGGCAATGTCGGTGTCGAACAAGCGGCCAAGGCGGCCGGTCACGCCGTAGAGGTGCCCTTCATGCCCGGCCGCGGGGATGCCAGCGCCGAGATGACAGACGCTGAATCCTTCGAACCCCTTGAACCGCTTGCAGATGGCTATCGCAACTGGGTCAAAAAGGACTATGCCGTCAGCCCCGAGGAACTGATGCTGGACCGCACTCAGTTGATGGGTCTGACCGCCAAGGAAATGACGGTTCTGGTCGGGGGCATGCGCGCGATGGGCACTAACCACGGCGGCACGATGCATGGCGTGTTCACGGATCGGGTCGGCGCGCTGACGCCCGACTTTTTCGTGAATCTGACAGACATGGGCTATGCTTGGCATCCCGTTGACGGCGGCGCTTACGAAATCCGTGATCGCGCATCGGGCAATGTCAAATGGACAGCCACGCGCATGGATCTGGTGTTTGGTTCAAACTCCATTCTGCGGTCCTATGCCGAAGTCTATGCGCAGGACGACAACGCTGAAAAGTTCGTCAACGATTTCATCGCCGCATGGGTCAAAGTGATGAACGCGGATCGCTTCGACCAACGCAGCTAA
- the glnA gene encoding type I glutamate--ammonia ligase, whose product MNNADLIKMIKDEDIEYVDIRFTDPKGKLQHVTLIKDEVDEDFLEEGFMFDGSSIAGWKSIDQSDMKLIPDASSAYVDPFYAEKTVCIHCTVVEPDTLEPYDRDPRGTAEKAEAYLKSTGIGDTFYCGPEAEFFLFDDVRFAVTSNKVSYEVDAIDAAWNTDTQYEMGNTGHRPGVKGGYFPVNPIDDAQDIRSEMLSTMKRMGMNVDKHHHEVASCQHELGLIFGTLTHQADELQKYKYVIHNVAQAYGKSATFMPKPISGDNGTGMHVNMSIWKDGKPLFAGDKYADLSQEALYFIGGILKHAKALNAITNPATNSYKRLIPGFEAPVLRAYSARNRSGCVRIPWSESPKAKRVEARFPDPAANPYLCFAALLMAGLDGIKNKIDPGAASDKDLYDLPPEELAEIPTVCGSLREALEALEADHDFLLAGNVFTKGQLEGYMGLKWEEVYAYEHTPHPIEYKMYYSC is encoded by the coding sequence ATGAACAACGCTGACCTGATCAAGATGATCAAAGACGAGGACATCGAATACGTCGATATCCGCTTTACCGACCCCAAAGGCAAACTGCAGCACGTGACGCTGATCAAGGATGAAGTCGACGAGGATTTCCTCGAAGAAGGCTTCATGTTTGACGGCTCCTCGATCGCCGGTTGGAAATCCATCGACCAGTCCGACATGAAACTGATCCCTGATGCATCCAGCGCCTATGTCGACCCGTTTTATGCGGAAAAAACCGTTTGCATTCACTGCACTGTGGTCGAACCCGACACCCTGGAACCCTATGATCGTGACCCGCGCGGCACCGCCGAAAAGGCCGAAGCCTATCTGAAATCCACAGGTATCGGCGATACGTTCTACTGCGGTCCCGAAGCGGAGTTCTTCCTGTTTGACGATGTGCGCTTTGCCGTGACCTCGAACAAGGTATCCTACGAGGTCGATGCCATCGACGCTGCATGGAATACCGATACCCAATACGAAATGGGCAACACCGGCCACCGTCCCGGCGTCAAGGGCGGCTACTTCCCCGTGAACCCGATTGATGATGCGCAGGACATCCGTTCCGAAATGCTGTCCACCATGAAGCGGATGGGGATGAACGTCGACAAGCACCACCATGAAGTGGCGTCTTGCCAGCACGAGTTGGGCCTGATTTTCGGCACGCTGACCCATCAGGCAGACGAGCTGCAGAAATACAAATACGTCATCCACAACGTCGCCCAGGCCTATGGCAAATCCGCGACTTTCATGCCCAAGCCGATCTCCGGCGACAACGGCACCGGGATGCACGTGAATATGTCGATCTGGAAAGACGGCAAGCCCCTGTTTGCAGGCGACAAATACGCCGACCTGTCGCAAGAGGCGCTGTATTTCATCGGTGGTATCCTGAAGCACGCCAAAGCGCTGAACGCGATCACCAACCCGGCGACCAACTCCTACAAGCGCCTGATCCCCGGCTTTGAAGCCCCCGTGCTGCGCGCCTATTCGGCCCGCAACCGGTCGGGCTGCGTGCGCATTCCGTGGTCTGAATCCCCCAAGGCCAAGCGCGTCGAAGCCCGTTTCCCCGATCCGGCAGCAAACCCTTACCTGTGCTTTGCTGCCTTGCTGATGGCAGGCCTTGACGGCATCAAGAACAAGATCGACCCGGGCGCGGCATCGGACAAGGATCTGTATGATCTGCCACCCGAAGAGCTCGCCGAAATCCCGACCGTTTGCGGGTCGCTGCGCGAAGCTCTTGAGGCACTTGAGGCTGATCACGACTTCCTGCTGGCAGGCAACGTCTTCACCAAAGGCCAGCTCGAAGGTTACATGGGTCTGAAGTGGGAAGAGGTTTACGCCTACGAGCACACGCCCCACCCGATCGAATACAAGATGTATTACAGCTGCTAA
- the tig gene encoding trigger factor, whose translation MQVTETLNEGLKRGYTITVTAAELETKVSDKLKEAQPEIEMKGFRKGKVPMALLKKQFGPRILGEAMQESIDGAMNEHLEKSGDRPAAQPEMKMTNEDWKEGDDVVVDVSYETLPAVPDVDFGKIKLERMVVKADEASVKEALENLAETVKNFEDRKKGSKAKDGDQVVIDFLGKVDGEPFEGGAAEDYPLTLGSNSFIPGFEEQLVGVKEGDEKNVEVSFPEEYQAEHLAGKAAVFECKIKAVKEPKAAEVNDEMAKQFGAEDLAALKVQIAERLETEYTGAARAVTKRALLDALDKAVKFELPPSLVEAEAGQIAHQLWHEENPDVQGHDHPEIETTKEHTKLAERRVKLGLLLAEIGQKAEVQVTDAEMTQAIMNQARQYPGQERQFFDFVQQNQQMQQQMRAPIFEDKVVDHIFEQAKVTDKDVSKDDLQKAVEKLEEE comes from the coding sequence ATGCAGGTCACCGAGACCCTGAACGAAGGCCTCAAGCGCGGCTACACGATCACCGTAACCGCTGCCGAGCTGGAAACGAAAGTCAGCGACAAGCTGAAAGAAGCCCAGCCCGAAATCGAGATGAAGGGGTTTCGCAAGGGCAAGGTGCCTATGGCCCTGCTGAAAAAGCAATTCGGCCCGCGTATCCTTGGCGAAGCGATGCAGGAAAGCATTGATGGCGCCATGAACGAACATCTGGAAAAGTCGGGCGACCGCCCCGCGGCCCAGCCCGAAATGAAGATGACCAACGAGGACTGGAAAGAGGGCGACGATGTTGTCGTTGACGTGTCCTATGAAACCCTGCCCGCCGTGCCGGACGTCGATTTTGGCAAGATCAAGCTGGAACGCATGGTCGTCAAGGCGGACGAGGCTTCGGTCAAGGAAGCGTTGGAAAATCTGGCCGAGACCGTCAAGAACTTCGAGGACCGCAAGAAGGGGTCCAAGGCGAAGGACGGCGATCAGGTTGTGATCGATTTCCTTGGCAAGGTGGATGGCGAGCCCTTTGAGGGTGGCGCGGCCGAAGATTATCCGCTGACCCTTGGCTCCAATTCCTTCATCCCCGGTTTTGAAGAACAACTGGTTGGCGTGAAAGAAGGCGACGAAAAGAACGTCGAAGTGTCGTTCCCCGAGGAATATCAGGCCGAGCATCTGGCCGGCAAAGCCGCCGTGTTCGAATGCAAGATCAAGGCCGTGAAAGAGCCCAAGGCGGCCGAGGTCAACGACGAGATGGCCAAGCAGTTCGGGGCCGAGGATCTGGCCGCGCTGAAGGTGCAGATCGCCGAGCGTCTGGAAACCGAATACACCGGCGCCGCCCGCGCGGTCACCAAGCGCGCCCTGCTGGATGCGCTGGACAAGGCCGTCAAGTTTGAACTGCCCCCGTCGCTGGTGGAGGCCGAAGCGGGCCAGATTGCCCACCAGCTGTGGCACGAGGAAAACCCCGACGTGCAGGGCCATGACCACCCCGAGATCGAAACCACCAAAGAGCACACCAAACTGGCGGAACGCCGCGTGAAGCTGGGCCTATTGCTCGCTGAAATCGGCCAGAAGGCCGAAGTGCAGGTGACGGATGCCGAAATGACGCAGGCGATCATGAATCAGGCGCGTCAGTATCCCGGTCAGGAACGCCAGTTCTTTGATTTCGTGCAGCAGAACCAGCAGATGCAGCAGCAGATGCGCGCACCGATCTTTGAAGACAAGGTCGTGGATCACATCTTTGAGCAGGCCAAGGTGACCGACAAGGATGTCAGCAAGGACGATCTGCAAAAGGCTGTCGAGAAGCTCGAGGAAGAGTAA
- a CDS encoding P-II family nitrogen regulator: protein MKKIEAIIKPFKLDEVKEALQEVGVQGLSVVEVKGFGRQKGHTELYRGAEYVVDFLPKVKLEVVLADDQVDAAIEAIIGAAKTDKIGDGKIFVSTIEQAIRIRTSESGEDAL from the coding sequence ATGAAAAAGATCGAAGCGATCATCAAGCCTTTCAAGCTCGACGAGGTCAAGGAAGCCTTGCAAGAGGTGGGCGTGCAAGGGCTTTCGGTTGTCGAAGTCAAGGGTTTCGGGCGCCAGAAGGGCCACACCGAACTGTATCGCGGCGCCGAATACGTCGTGGATTTCCTGCCCAAGGTGAAACTTGAAGTGGTATTGGCCGACGATCAGGTCGACGCCGCTATCGAGGCCATCATCGGCGCGGCCAAGACCGACAAAATCGGGGACGGCAAGATTTTCGTTTCCACCATCGAACAAGCCATTCGCATCCGGACATCGGAATCGGGCGAAGACGCGCTTTAA
- a CDS encoding NAD(P)H-hydrate dehydratase: MTDLLSAAQMRAIEQAAIASGSVTGLELMERAGRGVVDAVFEEWPELAATSHRAVILCGPGNNGGDGFVVARLLKEWGWEVAVYLYGDAAKLPPDARVNYERWCEMGEVQSLKASTWEDTPFPGICDLVIDALFGTGLAREVELPLSTLSCMPEVGQTHRSLSVDLPSGYCSDSGVPLGDGPNVVKADLTVSFHTLKLGHVLAAGSVACGKSVVKSIGLEGSPALQQGDVVKLVEKPQGLGKGDQGHKYAHGHALILSGTQGRTGAARLAARGALRIGAGLVTVGAPSDALAESAAQLTAVMLTGVQDGNALAHVLRDDRINALCLGPGLGVARAADLVAVALGGVKPRPTVLDADALTALAADAALFGGLHDTSILTPHAGEFARLFPDIAEKLNAPATTGPAYSKVDATREAAKRAGCVVLFKGADTVIADPGGRCSIHSAAYARAAPWLATAGSGDVLAGFITGLLARGFAPMEAATTAAWLHAECALSFGAGLIAEDIAEELPHVFKALEL; the protein is encoded by the coding sequence ATGACCGACTTGCTGAGCGCTGCCCAAATGCGCGCCATTGAACAGGCCGCAATCGCATCGGGGTCCGTGACGGGGCTGGAGCTGATGGAGCGGGCTGGGCGCGGGGTCGTGGACGCCGTGTTCGAAGAATGGCCGGAACTGGCCGCCACATCGCACCGCGCGGTGATCTTGTGCGGGCCGGGAAATAATGGCGGCGACGGGTTTGTCGTGGCGCGGTTGCTCAAGGAATGGGGCTGGGAGGTTGCGGTGTATCTTTACGGGGACGCAGCGAAACTGCCGCCCGATGCGCGGGTGAATTATGAGCGGTGGTGCGAGATGGGCGAGGTTCAATCCCTGAAGGCATCAACTTGGGAGGACACACCTTTCCCTGGTATTTGCGATCTCGTGATCGACGCGCTGTTTGGGACGGGCCTTGCGCGGGAGGTGGAGCTACCCCTGTCCACCCTGTCCTGTATGCCTGAGGTGGGGCAAACACATCGCTCCTTGTCGGTCGATCTTCCATCCGGGTATTGCAGTGACAGCGGAGTTCCGTTGGGTGACGGTCCAAATGTCGTCAAAGCGGATCTGACCGTATCCTTTCATACCTTGAAGTTGGGACATGTCCTTGCAGCGGGATCAGTTGCCTGCGGGAAATCGGTTGTAAAATCCATTGGCTTGGAGGGCAGCCCGGCACTGCAGCAGGGCGATGTGGTCAAGCTGGTCGAGAAGCCTCAAGGGCTGGGAAAAGGGGATCAGGGGCATAAATATGCCCACGGCCACGCCCTGATCCTGTCGGGGACGCAGGGCAGAACCGGTGCGGCCCGCTTGGCCGCCCGTGGTGCGTTGCGGATCGGGGCAGGGCTGGTGACGGTGGGTGCGCCGTCTGATGCGCTGGCGGAATCTGCGGCGCAATTGACCGCCGTGATGCTGACAGGGGTGCAGGACGGCAATGCTTTGGCGCATGTGCTGCGGGATGATCGAATCAATGCGCTTTGTCTGGGGCCGGGATTGGGGGTGGCGCGCGCGGCGGATCTGGTAGCGGTGGCGCTGGGCGGGGTGAAACCACGCCCGACGGTGTTGGACGCCGATGCGCTGACGGCGCTGGCAGCGGATGCGGCACTGTTTGGCGGGCTGCATGACACCTCTATCCTCACCCCCCACGCGGGCGAATTCGCACGGCTGTTTCCCGATATCGCGGAAAAGCTGAACGCACCCGCGACGACCGGCCCCGCTTATTCCAAGGTGGATGCGACCCGCGAAGCCGCCAAACGCGCGGGCTGTGTGGTGCTGTTCAAGGGCGCGGATACGGTGATTGCCGACCCGGGCGGGCGATGCAGCATTCATTCGGCCGCTTACGCGCGCGCCGCCCCCTGGCTGGCCACAGCCGGGTCGGGGGATGTGCTGGCCGGGTTCATCACCGGATTGCTGGCGCGCGGTTTTGCACCGATGGAGGCGGCAACGACAGCCGCATGGCTGCATGCGGAGTGTGCGCTGTCCTTTGGTGCGGGCTTGATTGCGGAGGATATCGCCGAGGAACTACCGCATGTTTTCAAAGCGTTGGAGCTCTGA
- the dddP gene encoding dimethylsulfonioproprionate lyase DddP: MNTHYRDTRKIDPTRGATLGDNTPNDADRIEIGPTPLAFAEWAAAGLDLPDLQAMRAYRHARLTQHVVDRDYGGVLMFDPLNIRYATDSTNMQLWNSHNPFRAVLVCADGYMVIWDYKNSPFLSTFNPLVREQRSGASMFYFSNGDRNDQAADAFVPEVIDLLREHSGGNMRLAVDKIMVPGYRALIAAGIDVMEGEELTEKARSIKGPDEIKAMRCANHACETTVRLMEDFARENAGNGTTTEDDIWAVLHAENIRRGGEWIETRLLASGPRTNPWFQECGPRVTQKNEVISFDTDLIGAYGICIDISRSWWIGPNKPRPDMIYAMQHAVEHIQTNMDMLRPGVNMQDLSRNTHVLDDKFQAQKYGCLMHGVGLCDEWPLIAYPDKMVEGAFDYDLQPGMTLCVEAAVGEVGGDFTIKLEDQVLITEDGFENLTTYPFDDGLMGR, translated from the coding sequence ATGAATACCCACTATCGCGATACCCGCAAGATCGACCCGACCCGTGGCGCAACCCTTGGCGACAATACCCCCAATGACGCCGACCGGATCGAAATCGGCCCGACCCCGCTTGCATTTGCGGAATGGGCGGCGGCGGGGCTGGACCTGCCCGACCTGCAAGCCATGCGCGCCTACCGCCACGCCCGTCTGACCCAGCATGTGGTCGATCGCGACTATGGCGGCGTGCTGATGTTTGACCCGCTCAATATCCGCTACGCCACCGACAGCACCAACATGCAGCTGTGGAACTCCCACAATCCGTTTCGCGCCGTGCTGGTCTGTGCCGATGGCTATATGGTGATCTGGGATTACAAGAACTCGCCCTTTCTTTCCACGTTCAACCCGCTGGTGCGCGAACAACGCTCTGGCGCGTCGATGTTCTATTTTTCGAACGGCGACAGGAACGATCAGGCCGCAGATGCTTTTGTCCCCGAAGTTATCGACCTGCTCCGCGAGCATTCAGGCGGCAACATGCGCCTTGCCGTCGACAAGATCATGGTTCCGGGCTACCGCGCCCTGATCGCCGCCGGGATCGACGTGATGGAGGGCGAGGAACTCACCGAGAAGGCCCGCTCCATCAAGGGACCGGACGAAATCAAGGCGATGCGCTGCGCCAATCACGCCTGTGAAACGACGGTGCGGCTGATGGAGGATTTCGCGCGCGAAAACGCCGGCAACGGCACCACGACCGAAGACGATATCTGGGCGGTGCTGCACGCCGAGAACATCCGCCGCGGCGGCGAATGGATCGAAACCCGCCTGCTGGCCTCGGGCCCACGGACCAACCCGTGGTTTCAGGAATGCGGCCCACGCGTGACCCAAAAGAACGAGGTGATCAGCTTTGACACCGACCTGATCGGCGCCTACGGCATCTGCATCGACATCAGCCGGTCATGGTGGATCGGGCCAAACAAACCCCGCCCCGACATGATCTATGCCATGCAACATGCGGTCGAACACATCCAGACCAACATGGACATGCTGCGCCCCGGCGTGAACATGCAAGACCTGTCGCGCAACACGCACGTGCTGGATGACAAGTTTCAGGCGCAAAAATACGGCTGCCTGATGCATGGCGTGGGGCTGTGCGATGAATGGCCACTGATCGCCTACCCCGACAAAATGGTCGAAGGGGCGTTTGATTACGACCTGCAACCGGGCATGACGCTTTGTGTCGAGGCGGCGGTGGGCGAAGTCGGCGGCGATTTCACGATCAAGCTCGAAGATCAGGTGCTGATCACTGAAGACGGCTTTGAAAACCTCACGACCTACCCGTTCGATGACGGATTGATGGGGCGTTAG
- a CDS encoding Hint domain-containing protein, translating into MAKFDFWALGEASVTVSGGGQLDGVTQGDGSHLMGLSITLTSNNWESIAVKGNNTNFDDNGTQQKLDGDQTFDGVSYSKNTDIEAEYQMTLRDPATGIEYQAIAVNFQNSSPSYATIEGIAFIDTFPPVGVALTVVATAEGPGDYGQPSVAAGDLAIPCFTPGTMIDTPDGPRAVQELAAGDLVTTLDHGAQPLRWVGHAPVSSLRMALHPELCPIRIKAHAFGCNHPNRDMLVSPQHRILIEGWRAEMLFGEPQVLVAAKHLINDTTVRRAGVAMTTYIHLQCDAHEVLISDGLATESFNPGPVSVAAMPDASRAELQLLFPDCDLLTRAPLSAARPLLGRRDAALLIA; encoded by the coding sequence ATGGCAAAATTCGATTTCTGGGCGCTGGGCGAAGCCTCGGTCACCGTGTCCGGTGGCGGGCAGCTTGATGGCGTGACGCAGGGCGATGGGTCGCACCTGATGGGGTTGTCGATCACCCTGACATCGAACAACTGGGAAAGCATCGCCGTCAAGGGCAACAACACGAACTTTGATGACAATGGCACCCAGCAAAAGCTGGACGGGGACCAGACCTTTGACGGGGTAAGTTACAGCAAAAACACCGATATCGAAGCCGAATACCAGATGACCCTGCGCGATCCCGCCACGGGGATCGAATATCAGGCGATCGCGGTCAACTTTCAAAATTCCTCGCCCAGCTACGCCACGATCGAGGGGATCGCCTTTATTGATACCTTTCCGCCGGTCGGGGTTGCGCTGACGGTGGTCGCCACCGCCGAGGGGCCGGGGGATTATGGTCAGCCTTCGGTTGCGGCGGGGGATCTGGCGATCCCGTGCTTTACGCCGGGCACCATGATCGACACGCCGGATGGCCCGCGCGCGGTGCAGGAACTGGCGGCGGGCGATCTGGTCACAACGCTGGATCACGGGGCCCAGCCCCTGCGCTGGGTGGGGCATGCGCCGGTCAGCAGTCTGCGCATGGCCTTGCATCCCGAACTCTGCCCGATCCGGATCAAGGCGCATGCCTTCGGGTGCAATCACCCGAACCGCGATATGCTGGTGTCACCGCAGCACCGTATCCTGATCGAGGGCTGGCGCGCCGAGATGCTGTTTGGCGAACCGCAGGTGCTGGTCGCAGCCAAGCATCTGATCAATGACACGACGGTCCGCCGGGCAGGGGTTGCGATGACAACCTACATCCATCTGCAATGTGACGCCCACGAGGTGCTGATCTCGGACGGGTTGGCGACCGAAAGCTTCAATCCCGGTCCTGTCAGCGTGGCCGCAATGCCTGACGCCAGCCGGGCAGAATTGCAGCTTCTGTTTCCCGATTGCGATTTGCTGACCCGCGCGCCGCTCTCGGCGGCCCGCCCGCTTCTGGGGCGACGCGACGCTGCGCTGCTTATCGCCTGA
- a CDS encoding Hint domain-containing protein, whose product MHLGFEDTKTIAPVNTTGLTGLISGTTVMTLDGEIPVEHLTIGDRVITRDSGMAVLLSIETKTADIAPIHIKAGSLGHTRPDRDMTLSPEALVHIRDWRAEALFGKAEITVPARRLIDGEFVSEGAKRRVKLHELVFDRPHIIYADGLEVATTPH is encoded by the coding sequence ATGCATCTGGGATTTGAAGACACAAAGACAATCGCGCCTGTCAATACAACGGGCCTCACCGGCCTGATATCCGGCACAACCGTGATGACACTGGACGGCGAAATTCCGGTGGAACACCTGACGATCGGTGATCGCGTGATTACCCGCGACAGCGGCATGGCTGTTCTGCTGAGCATCGAAACAAAAACCGCCGACATCGCACCGATCCACATCAAGGCCGGATCGCTGGGCCATACCCGCCCCGACCGCGACATGACCTTATCTCCCGAAGCCCTGGTTCATATCCGCGACTGGCGCGCCGAAGCGCTGTTTGGCAAGGCGGAAATAACCGTGCCCGCCCGTCGTCTGATCGACGGCGAATTTGTCAGCGAAGGCGCCAAACGCCGCGTGAAACTGCACGAACTGGTCTTTGACCGCCCGCATATCATCTACGCGGACGGACTTGAAGTTGCGACCACACCGCACTGA